A genome region from Thermogemmata fonticola includes the following:
- the thyX gene encoding FAD-dependent thymidylate synthase has protein sequence MTEPSSAAQRLGDAGSPLGTVRILREPTIYVLGRQMLNTEELRRFLADHGVTWSSDSDIPAEILCETAGRVCYMSFARPRPGGNKAYLHHIKESGHGSVLEHAVWNFLITGVSRSLTHELVRHRAGFGFSQLSQRYVDESVAEYVEPDIIAHDPELHAVWLEAIQTVHQAYVQLVELLQRKLPEMEDKTLRRKLARQAARSVLPNATETKIFITANARALRHFLEQRGSRHAEPEIRKLANRLLDILQKEAPNLFGDYQRVDLGDGTFEIVTAYRKV, from the coding sequence ATGACGGAACCATCTTCAGCCGCTCAGCGTTTGGGTGATGCAGGTTCTCCGCTGGGAACCGTCCGCATTCTTCGAGAACCTACCATCTACGTTTTGGGTCGCCAGATGCTCAACACCGAGGAGTTGCGCCGCTTCCTGGCCGATCATGGCGTCACCTGGTCCAGTGACAGCGACATCCCCGCCGAGATACTCTGCGAAACCGCAGGCCGAGTTTGCTACATGAGCTTTGCCCGACCACGACCCGGCGGCAACAAAGCTTACCTCCACCACATCAAAGAATCCGGCCACGGCTCCGTCCTCGAACACGCTGTCTGGAACTTCCTCATCACCGGCGTCAGCCGCAGCCTCACCCACGAACTGGTCCGCCACAGAGCGGGCTTTGGCTTTTCCCAACTCTCCCAGCGCTACGTCGATGAAAGCGTGGCGGAATATGTGGAGCCGGACATCATTGCCCATGACCCGGAATTGCATGCCGTCTGGCTGGAGGCGATTCAAACCGTCCACCAGGCTTACGTCCAGCTCGTCGAGCTGCTCCAGCGCAAGCTGCCAGAAATGGAGGACAAGACCCTGCGGCGCAAGCTGGCTCGTCAAGCCGCCCGAAGCGTTCTGCCCAACGCCACTGAGACCAAGATATTCATCACGGCCAACGCCCGCGCCCTGCGGCACTTCCTCGAACAACGGGGCAGCCGCCACGCCGAGCCGGAAATCCGCAAACTCGCCAATCGCCTGCTGGACATACTCCAAAAGGAAGCCCCCAACCTGTTCGGGGACTACCAGCGCGTCGATCTGGGCGACGGCACCTTCGAGATCGTCACGGCGTACCGTAAGGTGTGA
- a CDS encoding hydantoinase/oxoprolinase family protein: MAGVQAARPPLEESASRATAVLGWDIGGANLKAVLLAPSGQPLQAISRPFPLWKQPDRLAATLAELAAAFPPAALWAVTMTGELCDCFSSRREGVSAILDAVEQAAGAASVRVWTTAGQFVTPDRARREALRTASANWHALATAAARRFAPHGSALLCDIGSTTTDVIPILQGRPCPSGWTDEERLRSGELIYRGVRRTPLCVLMPEKTCAEWFATTLDLFLIVGDLPPDASDTDTADGRPATLPCAYARLARLWGTDSERMHPDALLRLAAQLRQRLEEEITSAWTQVCQQDGGARWPQTILLSGSGEFLARRVLPRFLALHSQQPVPRILSLAEQLGPRLSAAAPAWAVAELARPSAA, encoded by the coding sequence ATGGCTGGTGTACAAGCAGCCCGCCCGCCTCTGGAAGAATCCGCCTCCCGTGCTACTGCTGTTTTAGGATGGGACATTGGCGGTGCGAACCTCAAAGCGGTCCTGCTGGCCCCATCGGGCCAACCGCTCCAGGCAATCAGCCGGCCTTTTCCCCTCTGGAAGCAACCGGACAGGTTGGCGGCAACTCTCGCGGAGCTGGCGGCGGCATTTCCACCGGCGGCGCTCTGGGCGGTAACAATGACCGGCGAGCTGTGCGATTGTTTTTCCAGCCGGCGGGAAGGCGTTTCCGCGATTTTAGATGCTGTGGAACAGGCAGCCGGTGCAGCCAGCGTGCGGGTCTGGACCACGGCCGGCCAGTTCGTGACCCCGGACAGGGCACGGCGGGAAGCGCTACGGACGGCTTCCGCCAACTGGCATGCCCTGGCCACGGCGGCGGCCCGCCGCTTCGCCCCCCACGGCTCTGCCTTGCTTTGCGACATCGGTTCGACCACCACCGACGTGATCCCCATCCTTCAGGGCCGCCCCTGCCCCAGCGGTTGGACGGATGAAGAACGCCTCCGCAGCGGGGAGCTGATCTACCGCGGCGTCCGCCGCACACCCCTGTGTGTCTTGATGCCGGAAAAAACCTGCGCGGAATGGTTCGCTACCACCCTGGACCTGTTCCTGATTGTGGGCGATCTGCCGCCGGATGCCAGCGATACAGACACGGCGGATGGCCGGCCCGCGACCCTCCCGTGCGCTTACGCCCGCCTGGCGCGCCTGTGGGGAACCGACAGCGAACGGATGCATCCGGACGCCTTGCTTCGCCTGGCCGCTCAGCTCCGCCAGCGTCTGGAAGAGGAAATCACCAGCGCCTGGACGCAGGTCTGCCAGCAGGACGGCGGAGCGCGCTGGCCGCAAACCATCCTCCTGTCCGGCAGCGGGGAATTCCTGGCGCGGCGGGTGCTGCCCCGCTTCCTCGCGCTGCACTCCCAGCAGCCGGTCCCCCGGATTCTCTCGCTCGCGGAACAGCTCGGTCCCCGGCTCTCGGCCGCAGCCCCGGCCTGGGCCGTAGCGGAATTGGCACGCCCCTCCGCCGCTTAA
- a CDS encoding Clp protease N-terminal domain-containing protein, translated as MDDDIFLAGGRLRSDILTDAAARAIRESLTQARLTNWDSVRTPHLFMGLLAAPDSGVHKWANRLGADIPNLLEQFRELFLQTDGEPPPPLLLNREFLSDNVIRILRDALQRAKDCGRSRITPLDLLITLFTTPNSIVAECFERVGVTAAKLTEIAVRAEHEVTVQ; from the coding sequence GTGGACGACGATATTTTCCTTGCAGGCGGACGGTTGCGGTCCGACATACTGACTGATGCGGCGGCCCGTGCCATCCGGGAATCGTTGACCCAAGCGCGTCTCACCAATTGGGACAGCGTGCGCACGCCGCACCTCTTCATGGGCCTACTCGCCGCTCCCGATAGCGGCGTGCATAAATGGGCCAACCGCCTCGGTGCCGACATCCCCAACCTGCTCGAACAATTCCGCGAACTCTTCCTCCAAACGGACGGCGAACCCCCTCCCCCCCTTCTGCTCAACCGCGAATTCCTCTCAGACAATGTCATCCGCATCCTCCGCGATGCCCTTCAGCGAGCCAAAGACTGCGGGCGCTCGCGCATCACCCCCCTGGACCTTCTCATCACTCTCTTCACCACCCCCAACAGCATCGTGGCCGAATGCTTCGAGCGCGTCGGCGTCACTGCCGCCAAACTCACCGAAATCGCGGTCCGGGCGGAACACGAAGTCACCGTCCAGTAA
- the hpnE gene encoding hydroxysqualene dehydroxylase HpnE, which yields MQVVVIGGGLAGLAATVALARRGVAVTLLEARPRLGGRAGSFRDTPTGQWLDVCQHVAMGCCTQLLQFFRTVGLQHYLVAQPRLVFLTPEGRHSYFQAACWPAPFHLSRALLAAHYLTPGDKIRILRGLAALLRCDPDEDVPLEPWLRTHGQTDRTLARFWNTVLVSALNEPCATAGRKYARKVFVEGFLQQRDGWRVHLPIVPLERLYGSELQAFFARHGVRVRLQAAVRRLLLDPLQPRVAAVELRDASRLQADHYILAVPFYRLPDLLPPSLFEQFPVLDRIRQLETAPITSLHLWFDRPVLPWPHAVVVGGVSQWLFRRPFPAGVELNGTENFSPENSSPSADGHSATVLPSPQQPAVPPAVSAESHYLQVVISASTAHLAGGHADLQQRVVQELRQLLPAARTARLLHARVITEHQATFRPVPGVDRWRPPQASPLSNLALAGDWTATGWPATMESAVRSGYLAAQVVLQRAGEPS from the coding sequence ATGCAGGTGGTGGTGATTGGCGGGGGGCTGGCGGGGCTGGCCGCCACGGTGGCCCTCGCCCGGCGGGGAGTGGCGGTGACCTTGCTGGAAGCCCGCCCCCGCTTGGGAGGCCGGGCCGGCTCATTCCGCGATACTCCCACCGGCCAGTGGCTGGATGTCTGCCAGCATGTGGCGATGGGGTGCTGCACGCAGCTATTGCAGTTCTTCCGCACGGTGGGGTTGCAGCATTATCTGGTGGCGCAGCCTCGCTTGGTTTTCCTGACGCCTGAAGGCCGGCATAGTTACTTTCAAGCGGCCTGCTGGCCGGCGCCGTTCCACCTCAGCCGGGCCTTGCTCGCCGCCCACTACCTGACCCCCGGCGACAAAATCCGCATCCTGCGCGGACTGGCCGCCCTGCTACGCTGCGATCCGGACGAGGACGTGCCGCTGGAACCCTGGCTGCGCACCCACGGCCAGACGGATCGCACCTTGGCCCGCTTCTGGAACACCGTGCTGGTCAGCGCCTTGAACGAACCCTGCGCCACGGCGGGACGCAAATATGCCCGCAAGGTTTTTGTCGAAGGCTTCCTCCAGCAGCGCGACGGCTGGAGGGTCCACCTTCCGATCGTACCTCTGGAGCGCCTCTACGGTTCGGAGTTGCAGGCCTTTTTTGCCCGGCATGGGGTGAGGGTCCGCCTCCAGGCCGCCGTCCGCCGTCTGCTGCTCGATCCGCTTCAACCGCGGGTCGCTGCCGTCGAACTCCGGGATGCTTCCCGCCTGCAAGCTGACCACTACATCCTGGCCGTGCCGTTCTATCGCCTGCCGGACCTGCTGCCTCCGTCCCTCTTCGAGCAGTTTCCGGTCTTGGACCGCATCCGCCAATTGGAAACCGCCCCGATCACCAGCCTGCATCTCTGGTTCGACCGACCCGTATTACCCTGGCCCCATGCTGTTGTGGTCGGCGGTGTGTCCCAGTGGCTTTTTCGCCGTCCCTTCCCCGCTGGCGTGGAGCTGAACGGCACGGAGAACTTCTCCCCAGAAAACTCCTCGCCTTCCGCGGATGGCCATTCCGCCACGGTTCTGCCCTCTCCGCAGCAGCCTGCGGTTCCGCCTGCGGTTTCCGCTGAGAGCCATTACCTTCAGGTGGTCATCAGTGCCTCGACGGCTCATCTGGCGGGGGGACATGCGGACTTGCAGCAGCGCGTCGTACAGGAACTACGGCAACTGCTCCCGGCGGCCCGGACTGCCCGCCTCCTACACGCCCGCGTCATCACGGAGCATCAAGCCACCTTCCGCCCCGTGCCGGGTGTCGATCGCTGGCGCCCGCCCCAGGCTTCGCCGCTCTCCAACCTGGCCCTCGCCGGGGATTGGACCGCCACCGGCTGGCCCGCCACCATGGAAAGCGCCGTCCGCAGCGGCTATCTGGCCGCCCAGGTCGTCTTGCAGCGAGCGGGAGAACCGTCTTGA
- a CDS encoding hsp70 family protein: protein MARYHVGIDLGTTNIAVAYVDSRERSPGGPKLHTFPIPQVVAPGEVAARPLLPSFLYLPAATEFPPGALDVPWEKGAAEVVGVFARDHGAKVPGRQVSSAKSWLCHAGVDRTAPLLPWGAPADVPRLSPLEASARYLRHLVHAWNSQPQRSPEERLEEQRVVITVPASFDDVARNLTAEAARHAGLQQVTLLEEPQAAFYAWLGTHAPAEAAQLRPGMRCLVVDVGGGTTDFTLIRVEEEHGEAAFVREAVGDHLLLGGDNMDLALARWVEKQWEPHLPGGRLDSARFGALVQACRLAKEALLADPPPPQYPVTVMGRGRTVVGGSLSLTLQPQQVRQFLFEGFFPHVPFQAEPQQGNDHLGLQEMGLPYVSDPGITRHLAAFLRRHLPPDTRPDAILFNGGVFQPASVRQRLLEVLQSWFATAGQPWQPLVLTSPSLDLAVAWGAAYFAWLKATGGRRIGGGIPRSYYIQIATEDLAPAAPSSSPKSPGGSARPDTDSTALNAEGSVPEWPASASASVSPPAQATPSEATPPASPNASPAEPDSIPVLCVVPRRMEEGTEIRIPQPVLELTLGQPVLFPLYSSTVRGEDQPGQLLRLPPSALLPLPPLHTLLRGGKRAGVKRVPVTLAARCTEIGTLELFCESREGNRWRLEFNLREVLQPPGKEAETEDVAGAARLVDVFPEEKIQAAQTLIAQVFASGSSSSASAEAAARPSPAPTPTAQELTRQLEEVLESPRSDWPTTVCRRLWDALEAHAAGRSKSPAHLARWYNLSGFVLRPGFGDPLDRYRVESLWKLIMSAASAGPTSNKAAVGEGGAEYWIMWRRVAGGLNTALQQQLFSRLRPILLPQKGKAFSRPAANEYIEMWRAAAALERLDPRTKEQLAEQLLRDLKKTPLPPYLFWSLTRLGARVLLYGPLNTVVHPESASRWVETLLGFTPPDEQQRHQWLFCLTHLARRSGIRALDLEETLRRRVLETLRQQQAPAAWLRMVEEVATQAREDSSRLFGDSLPIGLRLTRQS, encoded by the coding sequence ATGGCACGGTATCATGTCGGTATCGATTTGGGCACGACGAACATAGCGGTTGCCTATGTGGACAGCCGGGAGCGCTCGCCTGGCGGGCCGAAGTTGCACACCTTCCCGATCCCGCAAGTGGTGGCACCGGGAGAGGTGGCCGCGCGCCCTTTGCTCCCCTCTTTCCTGTATCTGCCTGCCGCCACGGAGTTCCCGCCCGGAGCTTTGGATGTCCCCTGGGAGAAAGGGGCCGCGGAGGTGGTGGGGGTTTTCGCCCGCGACCACGGAGCCAAGGTGCCCGGCCGGCAGGTGTCCAGCGCGAAATCGTGGCTCTGCCATGCGGGGGTGGATCGCACCGCTCCGCTTTTGCCGTGGGGCGCACCTGCTGATGTGCCGCGTCTGTCTCCCCTGGAGGCATCCGCCCGCTACCTGCGCCACCTGGTGCACGCCTGGAACAGCCAACCGCAGCGCAGTCCCGAAGAACGCCTGGAAGAGCAGCGGGTAGTTATCACCGTCCCGGCTTCGTTCGACGATGTGGCCCGCAACTTGACCGCGGAAGCGGCCCGGCACGCCGGCTTGCAGCAAGTGACCTTGCTGGAGGAACCGCAAGCCGCCTTCTACGCCTGGCTGGGCACCCATGCTCCGGCGGAAGCTGCCCAGTTGCGGCCGGGAATGCGCTGCCTGGTCGTCGATGTCGGCGGTGGAACCACCGACTTCACCCTGATCCGCGTGGAGGAAGAGCACGGGGAGGCCGCCTTTGTCCGGGAAGCCGTCGGCGATCACCTCTTGCTCGGCGGGGATAACATGGACCTCGCCCTGGCCCGCTGGGTGGAAAAACAATGGGAGCCGCACCTGCCGGGCGGGCGTCTCGACAGCGCACGCTTTGGCGCTTTGGTTCAGGCGTGCCGGCTGGCCAAGGAGGCCCTGCTGGCTGACCCGCCTCCGCCCCAATATCCCGTCACCGTCATGGGACGAGGCCGGACCGTGGTCGGCGGCTCCCTCTCCCTGACCCTGCAACCCCAGCAGGTGCGGCAATTCCTCTTCGAGGGTTTCTTCCCCCACGTCCCCTTCCAGGCCGAACCGCAGCAGGGGAACGACCACTTGGGTCTCCAGGAGATGGGACTGCCTTATGTCAGCGATCCGGGGATCACCCGCCACCTGGCCGCTTTTTTGCGGCGGCATCTGCCTCCAGACACCCGCCCGGATGCCATCCTGTTCAACGGCGGCGTCTTCCAGCCGGCGAGCGTCCGCCAGCGCCTCCTGGAAGTGCTCCAGAGTTGGTTCGCCACCGCCGGGCAACCCTGGCAGCCGCTGGTCCTGACCAGTCCCTCCCTGGACCTGGCCGTGGCCTGGGGGGCCGCCTACTTCGCTTGGCTCAAAGCGACCGGGGGGCGGCGCATCGGGGGGGGCATTCCCCGCTCCTACTACATCCAGATCGCCACCGAAGACTTAGCCCCTGCCGCTCCCTCCTCTTCCCCAAAATCGCCTGGCGGCTCCGCACGCCCCGATACGGACTCAACAGCGCTGAATGCCGAGGGGTCCGTCCCAGAGTGGCCCGCTTCGGCTTCGGCAAGCGTTTCCCCCCCCGCGCAAGCCACCCCCAGCGAAGCTACTCCCCCGGCTTCCCCCAATGCTTCCCCCGCCGAACCGGACAGCATCCCGGTGCTCTGCGTCGTCCCGCGGCGGATGGAAGAAGGGACGGAAATCCGCATTCCCCAGCCGGTGCTGGAATTGACCCTGGGCCAGCCGGTGCTGTTTCCCCTCTACAGTTCGACGGTGCGGGGCGAGGACCAGCCTGGCCAGCTCCTGCGCTTGCCCCCCAGCGCCCTGCTCCCTTTGCCTCCTCTGCATACCCTGTTGCGCGGCGGCAAACGTGCCGGTGTCAAACGGGTGCCAGTCACCCTAGCGGCCCGCTGTACTGAGATCGGCACCCTTGAACTGTTCTGCGAATCCCGCGAAGGGAATCGCTGGCGTCTGGAGTTTAACCTGCGGGAAGTGCTGCAACCGCCGGGTAAAGAGGCCGAGACCGAAGACGTCGCCGGGGCGGCACGCCTGGTGGATGTTTTCCCTGAAGAGAAAATCCAGGCGGCGCAGACGCTGATTGCCCAAGTCTTCGCTTCCGGGAGTTCGTCCTCGGCCAGTGCGGAAGCGGCGGCTCGCCCTTCTCCTGCGCCCACGCCGACGGCCCAGGAATTGACCCGCCAGTTGGAAGAGGTGCTCGAGAGCCCGCGCAGCGACTGGCCCACCACGGTCTGCCGCCGCCTCTGGGACGCCCTGGAAGCCCATGCAGCAGGGCGGAGCAAGTCCCCCGCCCATCTCGCCCGCTGGTACAACCTGAGCGGGTTTGTCCTGCGCCCCGGCTTCGGCGACCCGCTGGATCGCTACCGCGTGGAGTCGCTCTGGAAGCTGATCATGTCGGCGGCCAGCGCCGGACCCACCAGTAACAAGGCCGCCGTGGGTGAAGGCGGTGCGGAATACTGGATCATGTGGCGCCGAGTGGCCGGCGGCCTCAACACGGCGCTGCAGCAGCAACTCTTCTCCCGCCTGCGTCCTATCCTGCTGCCGCAGAAAGGCAAGGCCTTCTCCCGCCCCGCCGCCAATGAATACATCGAAATGTGGCGTGCCGCCGCTGCTCTGGAACGTCTCGACCCCCGCACCAAAGAGCAACTGGCGGAACAACTCCTGCGCGATCTGAAAAAGACGCCCCTTCCCCCCTACCTCTTCTGGTCCCTGACCCGCCTGGGTGCGCGCGTCCTGCTGTACGGCCCGCTCAACACCGTCGTCCATCCGGAAAGCGCTAGCCGCTGGGTCGAAACCCTACTCGGCTTCACACCCCCTGATGAGCAGCAGCGGCATCAATGGCTCTTCTGCCTGACCCATCTCGCCCGCCGCAGCGGCATCCGAGCACTCGATCTGGAGGAAACCCTCCGGCGGCGCGTCCTGGAGACCCTCCGCCAGCAGCAAGCCCCAGCCGCTTGGCTCCGCATGGTCGAAGAGGTGGCCACGCAAGCCCGCGAGGACTCCTCCCGCCTCTTCGGCGATTCGCTCCCCATCGGCCTGCGCCTCACGCGCCAGTCCTGA